One stretch of Amycolatopsis sp. NBC_00345 DNA includes these proteins:
- a CDS encoding IclR family transcriptional regulator: protein MDRHPGHGLRRDLDLLEALASEEGQRAGGLGVVRLAQLTGREKSQVSRALKALAEEGVVERDPDTLEYRMGRRLFSLVARTVEDRLARAAEPVMRALSADLEETVHLCVLRDQEVLTLLSVSGHSFRVRGWEGRGVPADRTSAGRVLLLDATPDELYVRFPSLADLPALWAKVQEARAHGFARVEEEFEPGLSGVSAPIRDFRGRVVAALNVSAPHHRVAPRLTAAGLATATAAATVSDHLGWAAGPSPTRLT, encoded by the coding sequence ATGGACCGCCATCCCGGCCACGGCCTGCGCCGCGACCTCGACCTGCTCGAAGCGCTGGCGTCGGAAGAAGGCCAACGCGCGGGCGGGCTCGGCGTCGTCCGGCTGGCGCAGCTGACGGGCCGGGAGAAGAGCCAGGTCTCGCGCGCGCTCAAGGCGCTGGCCGAGGAGGGTGTCGTCGAGCGCGACCCGGACACGCTGGAGTACCGCATGGGGCGCCGGCTGTTCTCGCTCGTCGCGCGAACGGTGGAGGACCGCCTGGCGCGGGCCGCGGAGCCGGTGATGCGCGCGCTGTCGGCGGACCTGGAGGAGACCGTTCACCTGTGTGTGCTGCGGGACCAGGAAGTGCTGACGCTGCTTTCGGTCTCCGGGCACTCGTTCCGCGTGCGCGGCTGGGAGGGCCGCGGCGTCCCGGCGGACCGCACGTCGGCCGGGCGCGTCCTCCTGCTGGACGCGACGCCCGACGAGCTGTACGTGCGTTTCCCGTCGCTGGCCGATCTCCCGGCTCTGTGGGCGAAGGTCCAGGAGGCCCGGGCGCACGGTTTCGCCCGTGTGGAGGAGGAATTCGAGCCCGGCCTGTCCGGCGTCTCCGCGCCGATCCGCGACTTCCGAGGCCGGGTGGTGGCGGCGCTGAACGTGTCCGCGCCGCACCACCGGGTGGCTCCCCGGCTGACGGCCGCCGGCCTGGCCACCGCGACTGCCGCGGCGACGGTGTCGGACCATTTGGGCTGGGCGGCTGGGCCGTCGCCGACCCGGCTGACCTAG
- a CDS encoding mandelate racemase/muconate lactonizing enzyme family protein → MKITDITLDRLRLRLDPPLRAAWDPEPRRQFDATIVRVHTDDGVTGIGSGDTMAGFDAVKHLFVGEDPLDIVRHVKAIETANFHGGRYWPLEVALWDIIGKVAGLPVATLFGNAARSVPVYASTAELKPPAERVESAFEAREAGFRAMKIRIDRDRAAEGVATVAAVRDALGPDFEIMVDLNQSWRMAGDTAPATDLVATRRLVRGLAELDVFWVEEPLPYHDLDGFRTLRADNPGVRLAAGEMHDSVPELLRCLEEDVLDVYQMDVVLAVGMHRARTLAELAQFKHRAFTPHSWTNGIGVLANLAVAAGAGGGPYFEFPFDPPGWTPRRRDFMLAEPVTVSAAGELAVPARPGLGIELDEQALDRWRIRDS, encoded by the coding sequence ATGAAGATCACGGACATCACGCTCGACCGCCTGCGGCTGCGGCTGGACCCGCCGTTGCGCGCGGCGTGGGACCCGGAGCCGCGCCGGCAGTTCGACGCCACGATCGTGCGGGTGCACACCGACGACGGCGTCACCGGCATCGGGTCCGGCGACACCATGGCGGGCTTCGACGCCGTCAAGCACCTGTTCGTCGGCGAGGACCCGCTGGACATCGTCCGGCACGTCAAGGCCATCGAGACGGCCAACTTCCACGGCGGCCGCTACTGGCCGCTGGAGGTCGCGCTCTGGGACATCATCGGCAAGGTCGCCGGCCTGCCGGTCGCCACGCTCTTCGGCAACGCCGCGCGGTCGGTGCCCGTGTACGCGTCCACGGCGGAGCTCAAGCCGCCGGCGGAACGCGTCGAGTCCGCGTTCGAGGCGCGCGAAGCCGGGTTCCGCGCGATGAAGATCCGCATCGACCGCGACCGTGCCGCCGAGGGCGTGGCGACGGTCGCCGCCGTGCGGGACGCGCTCGGGCCGGACTTCGAGATCATGGTCGACCTCAACCAGTCGTGGCGGATGGCGGGGGACACCGCGCCCGCGACGGACCTGGTCGCGACGCGCCGGCTGGTGCGCGGGCTCGCCGAGCTGGACGTGTTCTGGGTCGAGGAACCCTTGCCGTACCACGATCTCGACGGCTTCCGCACCCTGCGCGCCGACAACCCCGGCGTCCGGCTCGCGGCGGGGGAGATGCATGACTCGGTGCCGGAACTCCTGCGCTGCCTGGAAGAGGACGTGCTCGACGTCTACCAGATGGACGTCGTGCTCGCCGTGGGCATGCACCGCGCACGGACCCTGGCGGAGCTGGCGCAGTTCAAGCACCGCGCGTTCACCCCGCACAGCTGGACCAACGGCATCGGCGTGCTGGCGAACCTGGCCGTCGCGGCCGGGGCCGGCGGCGGGCCGTACTTCGAGTTCCCGTTCGACCCGCCGGGCTGGACGCCGCGGCGGCGCGACTTCATGCTGGCCGAGCCCGTGACGGTCAGCGCGGCCGGCGAGCTGGCGGTGCCGGCCCGGCCCGGGCTCGGCATCGAGCTGGACGAGCAGGCGCTCGACCGCTGGCGGATCCGGGACTCCTGA
- a CDS encoding ATP-binding protein — MFSRVAIVNRGEAAMRLIHAVRDLSAETGARIETVALYTDADRSSTFVREADLAYPLGPASARPYLDLAVLEKALVETKADAAWVGWGFVAEDPAFAELCEKVGVTFVGPSAEAMRKLGDKIGAKLIAEEVGVPVAPWSRGEVASLDAALRAGDEIGYPLMLKATAGGGGRGIRMVASAEDLTDAYERTSQEALRAFGSGIVFLERLVTGARHVEVQVISDGETAWALGVRDCSVQRRNQKIIEESASPVLSPEQTAELKASAERLAVAVDYRGACTVEFLYHPGDKLFAFLEVNTRLQVEHPITEITTGTDLVRLQLHVAEGGKLEGPQPAESGHAVEARLNAEDPDRDFAPSPGHIARLLLPAGPGIRVDTGVSEGDTIPADFDSMIAKIIAYGSDRNQALARLRRALGETTVIIEGGATNKSFVLDLLDQPEVIDASADTGWIDRVRGEGRLVTHKHSAIALAAAAIEAYEDEEEVARQRLLSTARGGRPQVQHESGRPLDLKLRGVGYRVSVARVGQKRFRVGISGGGEVCPADVEIDRFDAHSGQITVNGRRFRLVTGTHGPVHLVEVDGVTHRVSLDEGGVVRSPAPALVVATPVAVGDEVDGGAPILVLESMKMETVLRAPFRARVRELPVSIGSQVETGAALLRLEPLADEGTEDAADEAAATEAVEIDLPAEPTAVSAADRAERGLQDLRSLLLGFDVDPYDQRRVLTGYLAARAELGESGRPLMTAEVDLLGAFADLSELTRNKPAGEDISAERPVHSAREYFHSYLQSLDVERAGLPETFQGRLRRVLGHYGVPDLERTPELEEAVFRIFLAQQRASSDVAIVSALLRQWLTEAPPAESLREEAGLALEHLVAATQVRYPAVSDLARGVVFRWFAQPMLRRARAEVYAGVRQSLRHLDRHPDSPDRAERIAAMVAGSEPLVRIIGQRIGRPGTDPAPLLEVLTRRYYGNKSLSGIRSRDVAGCTFVTAEHAEPARVVTTAVDFAQLPDAVRAVGELAGDAAPGAHVVADVYVRWAGQPDADAMATRLGEVIAAHPLPERVDRITTTVAGGDGAVFHHHFTFRRSTETTGNGSGFAEDRVIRGLHPRVAERMQLQRLQEFDLTRLPSSDEEVYLFKCVAKANPADERLVAMAQVRDLTPLREADGRLVSLPSAEDTLAGCLDAIRNVQAQRPAKKRFDTNRVVLYVWPPSELTMDELNLLAQRVLPTTAGAGLEEILFLARRRDRETGELTEVAVTIRNDVGSGVRLAVGKPSSELVQPLDGYRQKVLRAARRDTVYPYELTGMLAGAGSFVEHDLDDSGALVPVDRPRGGNKAAIVAGVVRTPTKLVPEGVERVVLLGDPTKALGALSEPECARVIAALDLAERKQVPLEWFSISSGARISMDSGTENMDWVAAALKRIIEFTQGGGEINIVVAGINVGAQPYWNAEATMLMHTKGILVMTPDSAMVLTGKDALDFSGGVSAEDNFGIGGYDRVMGPNGQAQYWAPNLAGARDVLMSHYDHTYVVPGEPAPRQAVTTDPVGRDVSGYPHAIVGSDFTTVGQIFSAEHNPDRKKPFDIRTVMRALSDQDHPVLERWAGMADADTAAVQDVHIGGRPVCLLGIESRSVPRRGFPPTDGPDTYTAGTLFPRSSKKAARAINSASGNRPLVVLANLSGFDGSPESMRKLQLEYGAEIGRAIVNFDGPIVFTVISRYHGGAFVVFSKALNPKMTVLALEGSFASVLGGAPAAAVVFAGEVNTRTANDPRVASLQARLAEVSGAERAALTAELAEVQSGVRAEKLGQVASEFDRVHSIQRAVEVGSVDAIISAAELRPRIIEAIEHGLKS, encoded by the coding sequence GTGTTCAGTCGTGTCGCCATCGTGAACCGCGGGGAGGCCGCGATGCGGCTGATCCACGCAGTCCGGGACCTTTCCGCGGAAACCGGGGCGCGGATCGAGACGGTCGCCCTCTACACCGATGCGGACCGGTCCTCGACGTTCGTCCGTGAGGCCGACCTGGCCTATCCGCTGGGCCCGGCCTCGGCCCGTCCCTACCTCGACCTCGCCGTGCTGGAGAAGGCACTGGTCGAGACCAAGGCCGACGCCGCGTGGGTCGGCTGGGGCTTCGTGGCCGAGGACCCGGCGTTCGCCGAGCTGTGCGAGAAGGTCGGCGTCACGTTCGTCGGCCCCAGCGCCGAAGCGATGCGCAAGCTCGGTGACAAGATCGGCGCGAAGCTGATCGCCGAGGAGGTCGGGGTCCCGGTCGCGCCGTGGAGCCGCGGCGAGGTCGCGAGCCTGGACGCCGCACTGCGCGCCGGCGACGAGATCGGCTACCCGCTGATGCTCAAGGCCACCGCTGGCGGCGGAGGGCGCGGCATCCGCATGGTCGCCTCGGCCGAAGACCTCACCGACGCCTACGAGCGCACCAGCCAGGAGGCGCTGCGCGCGTTCGGCAGCGGCATCGTGTTCCTGGAGCGCCTGGTCACCGGCGCGCGGCACGTCGAGGTCCAGGTGATCTCCGACGGCGAGACGGCGTGGGCGCTCGGCGTCCGCGACTGCTCGGTGCAGCGGCGCAACCAGAAGATCATCGAGGAGTCGGCGTCGCCGGTGCTCTCCCCCGAGCAGACCGCCGAGCTGAAGGCATCGGCCGAACGGCTCGCCGTGGCCGTGGACTACCGCGGCGCCTGCACCGTCGAATTCCTCTACCACCCCGGGGACAAGCTGTTCGCCTTCCTCGAGGTGAACACCCGGCTCCAGGTGGAGCACCCGATCACCGAGATCACCACCGGCACCGACCTGGTGCGGCTGCAGCTGCACGTCGCCGAGGGCGGCAAGCTGGAAGGCCCGCAGCCGGCGGAGTCCGGGCACGCCGTCGAGGCGCGGCTGAACGCCGAGGACCCGGACCGCGACTTCGCCCCCTCCCCCGGCCACATCGCGCGGCTGCTGCTGCCCGCGGGCCCTGGCATCCGCGTCGACACCGGCGTCAGCGAGGGCGACACCATCCCCGCCGACTTCGACTCGATGATCGCCAAGATCATCGCCTACGGCAGCGACCGTAACCAGGCACTGGCCCGGCTGCGCCGCGCGCTCGGCGAGACCACGGTGATCATCGAAGGCGGCGCCACCAACAAGAGCTTCGTACTCGACCTGCTCGACCAGCCCGAGGTGATCGACGCCAGCGCCGACACCGGCTGGATCGACCGCGTCCGCGGCGAGGGCAGGCTCGTCACGCACAAGCACTCCGCGATCGCGCTCGCCGCAGCCGCCATCGAGGCCTACGAGGACGAGGAAGAAGTCGCCCGCCAGCGGCTGCTGTCCACCGCGCGCGGCGGCCGCCCGCAGGTGCAGCACGAAAGCGGCCGCCCGCTGGACCTCAAGCTCCGCGGCGTCGGCTACCGGGTTTCCGTGGCCCGCGTCGGGCAGAAGCGCTTCCGCGTCGGCATCAGCGGTGGCGGCGAGGTCTGCCCGGCCGACGTCGAGATCGACCGCTTCGACGCCCACAGCGGCCAGATCACCGTCAACGGCAGGCGTTTCCGCCTGGTCACCGGCACCCACGGCCCGGTGCACCTGGTCGAGGTCGACGGCGTCACGCACCGCGTCAGCCTCGACGAGGGCGGCGTGGTCCGCTCCCCCGCGCCCGCGCTGGTGGTCGCGACACCGGTCGCCGTCGGCGATGAGGTGGACGGCGGCGCGCCGATCCTCGTGCTGGAAAGCATGAAGATGGAGACGGTGCTGCGGGCGCCGTTCCGGGCCCGTGTGCGGGAGCTGCCGGTGTCGATCGGCAGCCAGGTGGAGACGGGCGCGGCGCTGCTGCGCTTGGAGCCGCTGGCCGACGAGGGCACCGAGGACGCCGCGGACGAGGCGGCCGCGACCGAGGCCGTCGAGATCGACCTGCCCGCCGAGCCCACCGCCGTGTCGGCCGCCGACCGCGCCGAACGCGGCCTGCAGGACCTGCGCAGCCTGCTGCTCGGCTTCGACGTGGACCCGTACGACCAGCGCCGCGTGCTGACCGGCTACCTCGCCGCGCGCGCCGAGCTGGGCGAGTCCGGCCGTCCGCTGATGACCGCCGAAGTCGATCTGCTGGGCGCCTTCGCGGACCTGTCCGAGCTGACCCGCAACAAGCCGGCCGGCGAGGACATCAGCGCCGAGCGGCCGGTGCACAGCGCCCGCGAGTACTTCCACTCCTACCTGCAGAGCCTCGACGTCGAGCGCGCCGGGCTGCCGGAGACCTTCCAGGGCCGGCTGCGGCGCGTGCTGGGCCACTACGGCGTCCCGGACCTGGAGCGCACACCGGAGCTGGAGGAGGCGGTCTTCCGCATCTTCCTGGCCCAGCAGCGGGCCTCGTCCGACGTCGCGATCGTCTCGGCGCTGCTGCGCCAGTGGCTCACCGAGGCGCCGCCCGCGGAGTCGCTGCGCGAGGAGGCCGGCCTGGCGCTGGAGCACCTCGTGGCCGCCACGCAGGTGCGGTACCCGGCGGTCAGCGACCTCGCCCGCGGCGTGGTGTTCCGCTGGTTCGCGCAGCCGATGCTGCGCCGGGCCCGCGCGGAGGTCTACGCCGGCGTGCGGCAGAGCCTGCGCCACCTCGACCGGCACCCGGACTCGCCGGACCGCGCCGAGCGCATCGCCGCCATGGTCGCAGGCTCCGAGCCGCTGGTGCGGATCATCGGCCAGCGCATCGGCAGGCCGGGCACCGACCCGGCGCCGCTGCTCGAAGTGCTGACCCGCCGCTACTACGGCAACAAGAGCCTGTCGGGCATCCGCTCGCGCGACGTCGCGGGCTGCACGTTCGTCACCGCCGAGCACGCGGAGCCGGCGCGGGTGGTCACCACCGCCGTCGACTTCGCGCAGCTGCCCGACGCCGTCCGCGCGGTCGGCGAGCTGGCCGGGGACGCCGCGCCCGGCGCGCACGTGGTCGCCGACGTCTACGTGCGCTGGGCCGGCCAGCCGGACGCGGACGCGATGGCCACCCGCCTCGGCGAGGTGATCGCGGCGCACCCGCTGCCCGAGCGCGTCGACCGGATCACCACCACCGTGGCCGGGGGCGACGGCGCGGTGTTCCACCACCACTTCACCTTCCGCCGAAGCACCGAGACCACGGGGAACGGCAGCGGCTTCGCCGAGGACCGGGTCATCCGCGGGCTGCACCCGCGCGTGGCCGAGCGCATGCAGCTGCAGCGGCTCCAGGAGTTCGACCTCACCCGGCTGCCCTCGTCGGACGAGGAGGTGTACCTGTTCAAGTGCGTCGCCAAGGCCAACCCGGCCGACGAGCGGCTGGTCGCGATGGCGCAGGTCCGCGACCTCACCCCGCTGCGCGAGGCCGACGGGCGGCTCGTTTCGCTGCCGTCGGCCGAGGACACCCTCGCCGGGTGCCTCGACGCCATCCGCAACGTGCAGGCGCAGCGGCCGGCGAAGAAGCGCTTCGACACCAACCGCGTCGTCCTGTACGTCTGGCCGCCGAGCGAGCTGACCATGGACGAGCTGAACCTGCTCGCCCAGCGCGTCCTGCCGACCACGGCGGGCGCGGGCCTGGAGGAGATCCTCTTCCTGGCGCGGCGGCGCGACCGGGAGACGGGCGAGCTGACCGAGGTGGCCGTCACGATCCGCAACGACGTCGGCTCCGGCGTGCGGCTGGCGGTGGGCAAGCCGTCGTCCGAGCTGGTGCAGCCGCTGGACGGCTACCGGCAGAAGGTGCTGCGCGCGGCGCGGCGCGACACCGTCTACCCGTACGAGCTGACCGGGATGCTGGCCGGCGCCGGCAGCTTCGTCGAGCACGACCTCGACGACTCCGGCGCGCTGGTGCCGGTGGACCGGCCGCGGGGCGGGAACAAGGCCGCGATCGTCGCGGGCGTCGTGCGCACGCCGACCAAGCTGGTGCCCGAGGGCGTCGAGCGTGTGGTGCTGCTGGGCGACCCGACGAAGGCGCTGGGCGCGCTGTCCGAGCCCGAGTGCGCCCGCGTGATCGCCGCGCTGGACCTGGCCGAGCGCAAGCAGGTGCCGCTGGAGTGGTTCTCGATCTCCTCCGGCGCGCGGATCTCGATGGACTCCGGCACCGAGAACATGGACTGGGTGGCGGCCGCGCTCAAGCGGATCATCGAGTTCACCCAGGGGGGCGGCGAGATCAACATCGTCGTCGCCGGGATCAACGTGGGCGCGCAGCCGTACTGGAACGCCGAAGCCACGATGCTCATGCACACCAAGGGAATCCTGGTGATGACGCCGGACTCGGCGATGGTGCTCACCGGCAAGGACGCGCTGGACTTCTCCGGCGGCGTGTCGGCCGAGGACAACTTCGGCATCGGCGGCTACGACCGGGTGATGGGCCCGAACGGGCAGGCGCAGTACTGGGCGCCGAACCTGGCCGGGGCACGCGACGTGCTGATGTCGCACTACGACCACACCTACGTGGTGCCGGGCGAGCCCGCACCGCGCCAGGCCGTGACGACCGACCCGGTGGGCCGCGACGTCTCGGGCTACCCGCACGCGATCGTCGGCAGCGACTTCACCACGGTGGGCCAGATCTTCTCGGCCGAGCACAACCCGGACCGGAAGAAGCCCTTCGACATCCGCACGGTGATGCGCGCACTGTCCGATCAGGACCACCCGGTGCTGGAGCGCTGGGCCGGCATGGCGGACGCGGACACGGCGGCGGTGCAGGACGTGCACATCGGCGGCCGCCCGGTGTGCCTGCTCGGCATCGAGTCGCGCTCGGTGCCGCGCCGCGGCTTCCCGCCCACCGACGGCCCGGACACCTACACGGCCGGCACGCTGTTCCCGCGCTCGTCGAAGAAGGCGGCGCGCGCGATCAACTCGGCCAGCGGCAACCGGCCGCTGGTGGTGCTGGCCAACCTGTCGGGCTTCGACGGCTCCCCGGAGTCGATGCGCAAGCTGCAGCTGGAATACGGCGCCGAGATCGGCCGCGCCATCGTCAACTTCGACGGCCCGATCGTGTTCACCGTGATCTCCCGCTACCACGGCGGCGCGTTCGTGGTGTTCTCCAAGGCGCTGAACCCGAAGATGACGGTGCTCGCCCTGGAGGGCTCGTTCGCCTCCGTGCTCGGCGGGGCGCCCGCCGCGGCGGTGGTGTTCGCCGGTGAGGTGAACACCCGCACAGCGAACGACCCGCGCGTGGCCTCGCTGCAGGCCCGCCTGGCCGAGGTCAGCGGCGCCGAGCGCGCGGCGCTGACGGCGGAGCTGGCCGAGGTCCAGTCCGGCGTGCGCGCCGAGAAGCTGGGCCAGGTGGCGTCGGAGTTCGACCGGGTGCACAGCATCCAGCGCGCGGTCGAGGTCGGCTCGGTGGACGCGATCATCAGCGCGGCCGAGCTGCGGCCGCGGATCATCGAGGCGATCGAGCACGGCCTGAAGAGCTGA
- a CDS encoding FAD-dependent monooxygenase, with amino-acid sequence MSSVLISGASIAGPALAYWLRRYGFDVTVVEKAGTPRGGGYPIDVRGTALDVVERMGLLPELRAAHIDGRRITFLDPEGGPVASIRPEVLTGSVDGRDLEVPRGDLTQALYGAVRDDVEFLFNDSITTLDDHAGGVDVTFRSGARRTFDLVVGADGLHSGVRALVFGPEEQFHHYLGYCFAGFTMPNDFGLSHEGVVWNTPGRAAIRYAVGDSDELHGFLNFARPEPPFDAFRDPAAQRELVASVFAGEDWAVIPRMVEAMRTADDLFFDVVSQIHLPRWSAGRVALVGDAAHAPSFLSGQGSSLALVGAYMLAGALATAGDHTSAFAAYEQDTRPFVELNQALVTGGGATLLPTTAEALDQRNAALRDFTSLPADTGRPAYTALRLPDFTNV; translated from the coding sequence ATGAGCTCGGTCCTGATCTCCGGCGCCAGCATCGCCGGCCCCGCGCTGGCCTACTGGCTGCGCCGTTACGGCTTCGACGTCACGGTCGTCGAAAAGGCCGGCACCCCGCGCGGCGGCGGTTACCCCATCGACGTCCGCGGCACGGCACTGGACGTGGTCGAGCGGATGGGCCTGCTGCCGGAGCTGCGCGCCGCCCACATCGACGGCCGCCGGATCACCTTCCTCGACCCCGAAGGCGGCCCGGTCGCCTCGATCCGCCCGGAAGTCCTCACCGGCAGCGTCGACGGCCGCGACCTGGAGGTGCCCCGCGGCGACCTCACCCAGGCCCTCTACGGCGCCGTCCGCGACGACGTCGAATTCCTCTTCAACGACAGCATCACCACGCTCGACGACCACGCCGGCGGCGTCGACGTGACCTTCCGCAGTGGCGCCCGGCGCACGTTCGACCTCGTCGTCGGCGCCGACGGCCTGCACTCCGGCGTCCGGGCCCTCGTTTTCGGTCCTGAGGAACAGTTCCACCACTACCTCGGCTACTGCTTCGCCGGCTTCACCATGCCCAACGACTTCGGCCTGTCCCACGAGGGCGTCGTCTGGAACACGCCGGGCCGGGCCGCGATCCGTTACGCCGTCGGTGACAGCGACGAACTGCACGGCTTCCTCAACTTCGCCCGCCCCGAACCGCCGTTCGACGCGTTCCGCGACCCGGCCGCCCAGCGCGAGCTGGTCGCCTCGGTCTTCGCCGGCGAGGACTGGGCGGTGATCCCCCGCATGGTCGAAGCCATGCGCACCGCCGACGACCTCTTCTTCGACGTCGTCAGCCAGATCCACCTGCCCCGCTGGTCGGCCGGCCGCGTCGCCCTGGTCGGCGACGCCGCCCACGCCCCGTCGTTCCTCAGCGGCCAGGGCTCCAGCCTCGCCCTGGTCGGCGCGTACATGCTCGCCGGCGCGCTGGCCACCGCCGGCGACCACACGAGCGCGTTCGCCGCCTACGAGCAGGACACCCGCCCGTTCGTCGAGCTGAACCAGGCCCTGGTCACCGGTGGCGGCGCCACGCTCCTGCCCACCACGGCCGAGGCGCTGGACCAGCGCAATGCCGCCCTCCGCGACTTCACCTCCCTGCCCGCCGACACCGGCCGCCCGGCCTACACCGCGCTCCGGCTGCCCGACTTCACGAACGTGTGA
- a CDS encoding sugar ABC transporter ATP-binding protein — protein sequence MGDDGVALVELAGVSKAYGGVRAVRSVDFTVHAGEVHALLGENGAGKSTLMKVLSGEVAADEGTIRIAGEAVRFARPADAQRAGVAMIHQELDLVPALSVAENVFLGREPHTRGVLDRRRMVAETRQLLARTGVGFDAATPVELLRTGERQLVTIAKALSLDARILIMDEPTSALSPHEVTRLFAVIDQLRRDGVAVVYISHRMEEIGRVADRATVLRNGEVVAEFAARELTAAQAAEAMVGRPVHLMFHAETRATATEDVLEVADLVVRPRAGRREPAGISLRVGAGEIVGVAGLLGSGRTELLETLYGAGPKSARSGTVRLRGKDFRPRSPRAALRAGVAYVPEDRRVSGLALEHSVLANTVLSIVDGMARFGLVPAARERSRARETAERLGVKLTSLADPVGALSGGNQQKVVLGRALLTEPALLLLDEPTRGVDVGAKAEIYRILGEIARTGVGVLLASSEPAELVGVCDRVVVLRGGRSVDELDTALAGEAELLAASMGDVQ from the coding sequence ATGGGCGACGACGGCGTCGCGCTGGTCGAGCTGGCCGGCGTCAGCAAGGCCTACGGCGGGGTGCGTGCGGTGCGCTCGGTGGACTTCACCGTGCACGCGGGGGAGGTGCACGCGCTGCTCGGGGAGAACGGGGCGGGCAAGTCCACCCTGATGAAGGTGCTCTCCGGTGAAGTGGCCGCCGACGAGGGGACGATCCGGATCGCCGGGGAGGCGGTCCGGTTCGCCCGGCCCGCCGATGCGCAGCGGGCCGGCGTCGCGATGATCCACCAGGAGCTGGACCTCGTGCCCGCGCTTTCCGTGGCGGAGAACGTTTTCCTCGGCCGCGAGCCGCACACGCGCGGCGTGCTCGACCGCCGCCGGATGGTGGCCGAGACCCGGCAGCTGCTGGCGCGCACGGGCGTCGGCTTCGACGCGGCCACGCCGGTGGAGCTGCTGCGCACCGGCGAACGGCAGCTGGTCACCATCGCCAAGGCGCTCTCGCTCGACGCGCGGATCCTGATCATGGACGAGCCGACTTCGGCGTTGTCCCCGCACGAGGTGACGCGGCTGTTCGCGGTGATCGACCAGCTCCGCCGCGACGGCGTGGCCGTGGTCTACATCTCGCACCGGATGGAGGAGATCGGCCGCGTCGCCGACCGCGCGACGGTGCTGCGCAACGGCGAAGTGGTTGCCGAGTTCGCCGCGCGCGAGCTGACCGCGGCGCAGGCCGCCGAGGCGATGGTCGGCCGCCCGGTGCACCTGATGTTCCACGCCGAGACCCGCGCGACGGCGACCGAGGACGTGCTGGAGGTGGCGGACCTCGTGGTCCGGCCCCGCGCCGGGCGGCGTGAGCCCGCCGGGATCAGCCTGCGCGTCGGGGCGGGCGAGATCGTCGGCGTCGCCGGATTGCTGGGCTCTGGCCGCACGGAGCTGCTGGAGACGCTGTACGGCGCCGGGCCGAAGAGCGCCCGGAGTGGCACGGTTCGCTTGCGGGGCAAGGACTTCCGTCCACGGTCGCCGCGCGCGGCGCTGCGGGCCGGCGTCGCGTACGTGCCGGAGGATCGGCGCGTCTCCGGGCTCGCGCTGGAGCACTCGGTGCTGGCCAACACCGTGCTGTCTATTGTGGACGGAATGGCGCGGTTCGGCCTCGTGCCCGCCGCCCGCGAGCGCAGCCGGGCGCGTGAGACGGCGGAGCGACTCGGCGTGAAGCTCACTTCGCTGGCCGACCCCGTCGGCGCGCTGTCCGGCGGCAACCAGCAGAAGGTCGTGCTGGGCCGGGCACTGCTCACCGAGCCGGCCCTGCTGCTGCTCGACGAGCCGACCCGCGGCGTGGACGTCGGCGCGAAGGCCGAGATCTACCGGATCCTCGGCGAAATCGCGCGGACCGGCGTCGGCGTGCTCTTGGCGTCTTCCGAACCCGCGGAGCTGGTCGGGGTGTGCGACCGCGTGGTCGTGCTCCGGGGCGGCCGCAGCGTCGACGAGTTGGATACCGCGCTGGCCGGCGAGGCGGAACTGCTCGCGGCGTCGATGGGAGATGTCCAGTGA